A DNA window from Kitasatospora atroaurantiaca contains the following coding sequences:
- a CDS encoding GntR family transcriptional regulator, translating to MPTPPYRQIADELRRQILSGELGAGEKVPSENALALQHGVAPETARAALGVLAAEGLTEARRGSGTRVRDFKPILRRGTKRLAQSGWGEGRSIWEADLDGRPLTTDRVTVEELPCPAHIARALDLEADAPVWVRDRRYLVEDQPVMLATSYLPAVIVAGSPITEPDTGPGGTYARLADLGHKPVHFREVARARMPLPDEAEALALGKGTPVVLIVRYAYAAGGLPVEVNEMTLDASRYLMEWEFPA from the coding sequence GTGCCGACGCCGCCATACCGTCAGATCGCCGACGAGCTCAGGCGGCAGATCCTCAGCGGCGAGCTCGGAGCCGGCGAGAAGGTGCCGAGTGAGAATGCGCTCGCGCTCCAGCATGGGGTCGCGCCGGAGACCGCCCGGGCGGCTCTTGGAGTTCTGGCCGCCGAGGGATTGACGGAGGCCCGGCGCGGATCGGGTACGAGAGTCCGAGACTTCAAGCCGATCCTTCGGCGAGGGACTAAGCGGCTGGCCCAGTCCGGCTGGGGAGAGGGCCGTTCCATCTGGGAGGCCGACCTCGACGGCCGGCCGCTCACCACGGACCGCGTGACCGTCGAGGAGCTACCGTGCCCGGCGCACATCGCGCGAGCCCTTGACCTGGAGGCCGATGCCCCTGTGTGGGTGCGCGACAGGCGCTACCTGGTCGAGGACCAGCCGGTGATGCTGGCCACGTCCTACCTTCCCGCCGTCATCGTCGCGGGCTCGCCGATTACCGAGCCCGACACCGGGCCGGGCGGGACCTACGCACGCCTGGCCGATCTCGGGCACAAGCCGGTCCACTTCCGAGAGGTGGCCCGAGCTCGGATGCCGCTGCCCGATGAGGCGGAGGCGCTCGCACTGGGAAAGGGCACGCCTGTCGTGCTGATCGTGCGGTACGCCTACGCGGCCGGCGGCCTTCCGGTCGAGGTCAACGAGATGACTCTGGACGCCTCCCGGTACTTGATGGAGTGGGAGTTTCCCGCGTGA
- a CDS encoding uL30 family ribosomal protein: MANHNHPSYLLTTPVENGAWVETKVGSRIYVKNQEYFQFTVHVSIGREAMVIQNRRPKTEHQRRVLAGMGLRRIGARRTMDQHQPAIRGMLRAVHHLVEIDPSGGPEILVPFNYIYEVEDGTLTEKLTFPAGQYIKITQGPKANAIAWSTELSPHKALAQGLKLLPSHHFSAESTGEVTWKSSGEMVADLAPNVLRKASKKTSRTAFMWLGFEAMAITWLAEELNHHHARQLGIISADRNLEPYSDFITSTAQTVVSRGIQSMTLLRAMHK; encoded by the coding sequence ATGGCCAACCACAACCATCCCAGCTACCTCCTGACAACGCCGGTAGAGAACGGCGCATGGGTGGAAACCAAAGTCGGCTCACGCATATATGTGAAGAACCAAGAATACTTCCAGTTCACTGTGCACGTCAGCATAGGTCGCGAAGCAATGGTCATACAAAACCGGCGTCCGAAAACGGAACATCAGCGCCGAGTCCTGGCGGGCATGGGACTGAGGCGAATCGGTGCGCGTCGAACAATGGACCAGCACCAGCCAGCTATCCGAGGAATGCTTCGCGCAGTACATCATCTAGTCGAAATTGACCCCTCAGGCGGGCCAGAAATACTGGTTCCATTCAACTACATATATGAGGTCGAGGATGGGACACTCACCGAGAAATTGACCTTTCCAGCTGGTCAGTACATAAAGATTACGCAAGGGCCGAAGGCGAATGCCATTGCATGGTCCACTGAACTGTCCCCGCACAAGGCGCTAGCCCAGGGGCTTAAACTACTGCCATCGCACCATTTCTCTGCGGAATCTACAGGAGAAGTTACTTGGAAATCCTCTGGTGAAATGGTGGCAGACTTGGCGCCCAACGTACTACGGAAAGCCAGCAAAAAAACGTCCAGGACTGCTTTTATGTGGCTCGGATTTGAAGCCATGGCGATTACTTGGCTCGCGGAAGAGCTCAACCACCACCATGCGCGCCAGTTGGGCATTATCAGCGCCGATCGCAACCTTGAGCCCTATTCGGACTTCATCACATCAACAGCCCAGACGGTTGTATCCAGGGGAATTCAGAGCATGACCCTCCTTCGGGCCATGCACAAATAA